A stretch of Rhododendron vialii isolate Sample 1 chromosome 4a, ASM3025357v1 DNA encodes these proteins:
- the LOC131323257 gene encoding uncharacterized protein LOC131323257 translates to MGIRFLDCLYLGILGNHTFTGKMVSTGKMVSTGNVESGPKANIQIPLSASTSRKGLLGDSDPPIGTIKKKLPSRFSTLNFSSGGGLLSPLRKFQHKGVERDKIFQSVPDSIGKGRHKRLNGVFSRKINWASVWNRSKEWIRKPLSMALLLWITCVVVSGAILFLVMTGMLNGVLPNKAQRNEWFEVNNQIINALFTLMCLYQHPKRFHHLFLLCRWSPKDITQLRAIYCKNGTYKPHEWTHMMVVILLLHVNCFAQYALCGLNLGYKRSKRPAIGVGVCLSVAIAAPAVAGLYSILSPLGREYDLEVDEEAQDQILTIGSTCSSQVKVKSLERRFSFASSKDKRTIENNPVWRGGVLKLWEDIKLAYLSLFCCFCVFGWNTERLGFGNTYVHLATFLLFCTAPFWIFTLAAVNIDNETVREALGITGVVLCVFGLLYGGFWRIQMRKRYNLPAYNSCCGKPAIADCALWLFCCWCSLAQEVRTADFYDIVEDKFCRKQMDENKPSLTPLPRENGLFVLSSGPTSPSWNSTVLLSEHATEDSLGGSRFSRNGNEMDAEVPEVVEDLFSKMSKCLKPPIPPLIQGEYLTN, encoded by the coding sequence ATGGGTATTAGATTTTTGGATTGCTTGTATCTCGGGATTTTAGGAAATCATACCTTTACTGGTAAGATGGTTTCAACTGGTAAGATGGTTTCAACTGGTAATGTGGAGAGTGGTCCTAAAGCAAATATTCAAATCCCTCTTTCTGCGTCAACATCTAGGAAGGGGCTATTAGGAGACAGTGATCCTCCTATTGGaactatcaaaaaaaaacttcccaGTAGATTTAGCACCCTGAATTTTAGTTCTGGTGGTGGGTTGCTTTCCCCCTTGCGTAAATTTCAGCATAAAGGAGTAGAAAGAGACAAAATCTTCCAATCTGTACCTGATTCTATCGGTAAAGGTCGTCACAAACGTCTCAATGGGGTTTTTTCCCGGAAAATCAATTGGGCTTCTGTATGGAATAGGAGTAAAGAATGGATAAGGAAGCCTTTGAGCATGGCACTTCTTTTATGGATAACTTGTGTTGTTGTCTCAGGGGCAATCCTCTTTCTGGTAATGACAGGAATGTTAAATGGTGTTTTGCCAAACAAAGCACAGAGAAATGAATGGTTTGAGGTCAATAATCAAATCATCAACGCTCTCTTCACTCTTATGTGTTTGTATCAACACCCAAAGCGTTTCCACCACCTTTTCCTCTTGTGCAGATGGAGCCCCAAGGATATCACCCAACTCAGAGCAATATACTGCAAGAATGGCACTTACAAACCCCATGAGTGGACTCACATGATGGTTGTCATTCTTCTTCTCCATGTGAATTGCTTTGCTCAATATGCCTTGTGTGGACTAAATTTGGGTTATAAACGATCAAAACGACCTGCCATTGGAGTTGGTGTATGCCTTTCTGTTGCGATTGCAGCTCCAGCTGTTGCTGGTTTGTACTCCATACTTAGCCCCCTTGGGAGAGAGTATGATTTGGAAGTGGATGAGGAAGCACAGGATCAAATCCTCACAATTGGCAGTACTTGTTCAAGTCAAGTAAAGGTGAAGTCCTTGGAGAGGAGATTTTCATTTGCATCAAGCAAGGACAAAAGAACTATTGAGAACAATCCCGTTTGGAGAGGTGGGGTACTCAAGTTATGGGAAGATATTAAACTagcatatctctctctcttctgttgTTTTTGCGTTTTTGGTTGGAATACGGAAAGACTTGGATTTGGGAACACATATGTTCACTTGGCAACTTTCCTCCTCTTTTGCACTGCTCCTTTCTGGATATTTACCTTGGCTGCTGTAAACATTGACAATGAGACTGTCAGAGAAGCTTTGGGAATAACTGGAGTTGTGCTTTGTGTCTTTGGTTTACTTTATGGAGGCTTTTGGAGGATCCAAATGAGGAAAAGATACAATTTGCCTGCATATAACTCGTGTTGCGGAAAACCAGCAATTGCAGATTGTGCACTGTGGCTGTTTTGTTGTTGGTGTTCTCTTGCTCAAGAAGTCAGGACCGCGGATTTCTATGACATTGTGGAAGATAAGTTCTGCAGAAAGCAGATGGATGAGAACAAGCCGTCACTAACCCCTTTGCCTCGTGAAAATGGGTTGTTTGTGTTATCATCTGGCCCTACGTCTCCATCTTGGAACAGTACAGTTCTACTGTCCGAGCATGCAACAGAGGATTCCCTTGGTGGAAGCAGATTTTCCAGAAACGGTAACGAAATGGATGCAGAGGTTCCTGAGGTGGTGGAAGATCTGTTTAGTAAAATGTCTAAATGTTTGAAGCCACCTATTCCTCCATTGATTCAGGGAGAATATCTTACCAATTAG